One part of the Sphingobium yanoikuyae genome encodes these proteins:
- a CDS encoding TonB-dependent receptor encodes MRSSNARRLTFLLCLATASSLTPAISRAQNLPRQDYDLPAQSLEDALDAVSTRSGRSIGAPSAILQWRSAPALKGSLSAEEAVATLLAQSGLSYRLEGSAIIIEGPDKLSPAQREEADPLLVVTGSRIRGAPIASPVIRLERDNLVRSGQTSLADVVRNIPQNYSGGLNHGVGFNTGSNNIDTGGASTINLRGLGSDATLTLLNGHRLAYNGSRQGIDVSAIPLGAVERIEIVADGASALYGSDAVAGVANIILRRDYDGLRFDLEGGLATQGGYSRQRYGATTGQRWEGGGFMASFEYARSSLLMSDERDFADSRPGVSILPPLEHHAVAVAGHQDLTSNLHFSADLLYDRRTTHTVQPGNPAGDLSISRYIQPSVTRSFAIAPALTLDLPGQWHVGLSGVYGDEKLTSRNTYYVGDTPVASAQLCYCNEGQSVELAADGDLFHLPAGAVRVALGTGFRRNLLDGNQGPGNVANVYAVQKSYYGYGELSLPFVSPAMEWAGIHRLSASAALRYEDYPGIGDVLTPKLGLIYAPSRAIEVKASWGRSFRAPTLMQQHQAQTASLAAISAFGGTGYGADATGLLLSGGNPEVTPEKARSWTLGVDIHPPELAGLRLQLSYFNTRYQDRIVTPIALSSQSLRDPVYADFITYDPADAAVSALIAQAATFTNRTGSPVDPAKVVAIVNNRYTNASSQAIEGVDMLADYARPLGSGTLNASLNLSYLHFDQRFLPGQPVLPRSGQLFTPPHWRGRASLGWLDKELSLNASLSYIGSVKDRRTNNVVTVDGMRSLDLTARYTLSRGALAGLELGLSVNNALDDRPTEIASTSYIDSTYDSTNYAPIGRLITLSLGMAW; translated from the coding sequence ATGAGATCGTCCAATGCCCGTCGCCTGACCTTCCTGCTATGCCTTGCGACGGCTTCGTCGCTTACGCCGGCGATCAGCCGTGCCCAGAATCTGCCTCGGCAGGATTATGATCTGCCCGCCCAGTCGCTCGAAGATGCGCTTGATGCGGTATCCACTCGTTCGGGACGGTCGATAGGCGCGCCCTCCGCGATTCTGCAGTGGCGGTCCGCACCGGCGCTCAAGGGAAGCTTATCAGCCGAGGAAGCCGTGGCGACATTGCTTGCGCAAAGCGGCCTGAGTTATCGGCTCGAGGGCAGCGCCATCATCATCGAAGGTCCGGACAAGCTGTCTCCGGCACAGAGGGAAGAGGCCGATCCACTGCTGGTCGTCACCGGGAGCCGCATTCGCGGTGCGCCGATCGCCTCGCCCGTGATCCGCCTGGAACGCGACAATCTCGTGCGCAGCGGCCAGACCAGCCTTGCCGATGTGGTGCGGAATATCCCGCAAAATTACAGCGGCGGGCTCAACCATGGCGTGGGGTTCAACACGGGCAGCAACAATATCGATACCGGTGGCGCAAGCACGATCAACCTGCGCGGGCTTGGCAGCGACGCGACCCTGACCCTGCTCAATGGGCATCGGCTGGCCTATAATGGCTCGCGCCAGGGGATCGACGTGTCGGCCATTCCCCTTGGCGCGGTCGAACGCATCGAGATTGTCGCGGACGGGGCGTCGGCCCTCTATGGTTCGGATGCAGTCGCGGGCGTCGCCAATATCATATTGCGGCGCGACTATGACGGGTTGCGCTTTGATCTTGAGGGCGGACTTGCCACGCAGGGCGGCTATTCGCGCCAGCGTTATGGCGCGACCACCGGGCAGCGCTGGGAGGGCGGTGGCTTCATGGCCTCCTTCGAATATGCCCGCTCCAGCCTTCTCATGTCGGATGAACGGGATTTTGCCGACAGTCGCCCCGGCGTCAGCATCCTCCCGCCACTCGAGCATCATGCTGTGGCTGTCGCTGGCCATCAGGACCTTACGAGCAACCTCCATTTTTCCGCCGACCTTCTCTACGACCGTCGCACCACCCACACAGTCCAGCCCGGCAATCCGGCGGGGGACCTGTCGATCAGCCGTTACATCCAGCCGTCGGTCACGCGCTCCTTCGCCATTGCGCCGGCCCTGACACTCGACCTGCCAGGCCAGTGGCATGTCGGGCTGTCGGGCGTCTATGGCGATGAAAAGCTCACCAGCCGCAATACCTATTATGTAGGCGACACGCCGGTCGCATCCGCCCAGCTCTGCTATTGCAATGAAGGCCAATCGGTCGAACTGGCGGCCGACGGTGACCTCTTCCATCTCCCCGCCGGTGCCGTGCGGGTGGCGCTGGGCACCGGCTTTCGCCGCAATCTGCTCGACGGCAATCAGGGCCCGGGCAATGTCGCCAATGTCTATGCCGTGCAGAAAAGCTATTATGGATATGGCGAACTGAGCCTGCCCTTCGTCTCGCCCGCCATGGAGTGGGCCGGCATCCATCGCCTGAGCGCCAGCGCCGCACTTCGCTATGAAGATTATCCCGGCATTGGCGACGTGCTGACCCCGAAACTGGGCCTCATCTATGCGCCCAGCCGGGCGATCGAGGTCAAGGCGAGCTGGGGACGGTCCTTCCGCGCGCCGACCCTCATGCAGCAGCATCAGGCCCAGACCGCTTCACTCGCGGCCATCAGCGCCTTTGGCGGAACCGGCTATGGCGCCGATGCTACCGGCCTGCTGCTGAGCGGCGGCAATCCCGAGGTGACGCCGGAAAAGGCCCGCAGCTGGACGCTGGGCGTGGATATTCATCCTCCCGAGCTTGCCGGGTTGCGGCTGCAGCTCAGCTATTTCAACACCCGCTATCAGGATCGGATCGTCACGCCGATCGCGCTCAGCTCCCAATCTTTGCGCGATCCGGTCTATGCCGATTTCATCACCTATGATCCGGCCGATGCGGCCGTCTCTGCGCTCATTGCGCAGGCGGCGACCTTCACCAACCGGACCGGATCGCCCGTCGATCCGGCCAAGGTGGTCGCGATCGTCAATAATCGCTACACCAATGCCAGCAGCCAGGCGATCGAGGGCGTCGACATGCTGGCCGACTATGCCCGCCCGCTCGGCAGCGGCACGCTCAATGCGTCCCTTAACCTGAGCTATCTCCATTTCGACCAGCGCTTCCTGCCCGGCCAGCCGGTGCTGCCGCGGTCGGGGCAATTATTCACGCCGCCCCATTGGCGCGGCCGGGCGAGCCTGGGATGGCTGGACAAGGAGCTCAGTCTCAACGCCTCCCTGAGCTATATCGGCAGCGTCAAGGACCGTCGCACCAACAATGTCGTGACGGTCGACGGCATGCGCTCGCTCGATCTCACAGCCCGCTACACATTGTCGCGCGGCGCGCTTGCAGGCCTGGAACTGGGGCTCTCGGTCAACAATGCGCTCGACGACCGGCCAACGGAAATCGCCAGCACATCCTATATCGACAGCACCTATGACTCGACCAATTATGCCCCGATCGGGCGACTGATCACGCTTTCGCTGGGGATGGCCTGGTGA
- a CDS encoding Atxe2 family lasso peptide isopeptidase, producing MSGGRTMRACAALLLGASLLAFCPDARAEASCADLLPGRVAADAPRRLINADDLVRLRDIGRPEGSAFSAPTPLGASPDGQEVAFILRRADPGSNSYCLGLVVVSRDGAVRLLDQGGELATASLDGEGGRMPTGVPEVWAPSWSPDGRQIAFLRRDSGVTQLWIVPAAGGKARAITQGKVDIEAFAWSADGRSLLVAARPAILTDRARVDAEGLGGWLYDRRVAPNIGARPRPPVGLAVEVRLIDIATGAERTATQAEAEQLAESRKNEPFARGKDGQRASLSPESAAPLSPERIHVRDRAGRDIACPSPLCLGDVQGVWWDAQGHLYFLRREGWAKEDMVLYAWNVDDSTPRPVLRTRDVLLGCVQGGGALYCLRENATTPRYLARIALTDGRAESLFVPNPEFAHIRLGSVERLRWRNDRGLAAWGDLVLPPDARPGQKFPLVVVQYHSDGFLRGGTGDEYPIQLFAARGMAVLSLERPAFVATGQTGLRTMEDFNRAMQAGWAERWSLLSSLMTGIDAVKARGIVDPDRIGITGLSDGSSTVRFALINRPIFAAASISNCCFDANMVMMQAGIAFADKQRAYGLPPLTRPDPDLWRPYSVAMNAGKLNRPLLMQLSDDEYIHSLEGFTALREYGQPVEMHVFPGEHHIKWQPAHRRAAYLRNLDWFAYWLQGARDPDPAKQDQYARWDAMRSHEATPISGDRP from the coding sequence GTGAGCGGCGGGCGGACCATGCGCGCTTGCGCTGCCTTGCTGCTGGGCGCCAGCCTGCTTGCCTTCTGCCCGGATGCCCGGGCTGAGGCATCATGCGCGGATCTCCTGCCTGGCCGGGTCGCAGCGGATGCACCGCGCCGGCTGATCAATGCCGACGATCTTGTACGCCTGCGCGATATCGGCCGGCCCGAGGGATCCGCCTTCAGCGCGCCGACGCCGCTCGGCGCATCACCCGATGGACAGGAAGTCGCCTTCATCCTGCGGCGCGCCGATCCGGGCTCGAACAGTTACTGCCTGGGTCTGGTCGTGGTGAGCCGCGACGGCGCAGTTCGGCTGCTCGATCAGGGGGGCGAACTGGCGACAGCCAGTCTGGACGGGGAAGGAGGGCGCATGCCGACCGGTGTCCCCGAAGTCTGGGCTCCAAGCTGGTCGCCCGATGGCAGGCAGATCGCCTTTTTGCGCCGTGACAGCGGCGTCACCCAGCTCTGGATCGTTCCGGCGGCTGGTGGCAAGGCCCGGGCCATCACCCAGGGCAAGGTCGATATCGAGGCTTTTGCCTGGTCGGCTGATGGCAGGTCCCTGCTGGTCGCCGCGCGCCCGGCAATCCTGACCGACAGGGCCAGGGTCGACGCCGAGGGGCTGGGGGGCTGGCTTTATGATCGGCGCGTCGCACCCAATATCGGTGCCCGGCCACGCCCGCCCGTGGGGCTCGCCGTCGAAGTGAGGCTGATCGATATCGCAACCGGCGCGGAACGCACGGCGACGCAGGCGGAGGCTGAACAACTTGCAGAAAGCCGGAAAAACGAGCCCTTCGCGCGAGGAAAAGATGGCCAGCGCGCCTCGCTCTCGCCTGAAAGCGCTGCCCCGCTTAGCCCCGAGCGGATCCATGTGCGTGACCGCGCCGGTCGGGACATTGCCTGTCCGTCGCCGCTCTGCCTTGGCGATGTTCAGGGCGTCTGGTGGGATGCGCAGGGGCATCTCTATTTTCTGCGGCGCGAAGGGTGGGCCAAGGAGGATATGGTCCTTTACGCCTGGAACGTCGACGACAGCACTCCGCGGCCCGTCCTGCGCACGCGTGACGTCCTGCTGGGATGTGTGCAGGGCGGCGGCGCGCTCTACTGCCTGCGCGAAAATGCGACCACGCCGCGCTATCTGGCCCGCATTGCCCTGACCGATGGCAGGGCTGAGAGCCTGTTCGTTCCCAATCCGGAATTTGCCCATATTCGTCTGGGATCGGTCGAACGGCTGCGCTGGCGCAATGACCGGGGGCTGGCCGCCTGGGGCGATCTGGTCCTGCCGCCCGATGCGCGGCCGGGACAGAAATTTCCGCTCGTGGTGGTCCAATATCATAGCGACGGCTTCCTGCGTGGGGGGACGGGGGATGAATATCCGATCCAGCTGTTCGCGGCGCGCGGCATGGCGGTTCTCAGTCTCGAGCGTCCGGCCTTCGTCGCCACCGGCCAGACCGGCCTCAGGACGATGGAGGACTTCAATCGGGCAATGCAGGCCGGTTGGGCCGAGCGCTGGAGCCTTCTCTCCTCGCTCATGACCGGGATCGACGCAGTGAAGGCGCGCGGCATCGTCGATCCCGACCGGATCGGTATCACGGGATTGAGCGATGGCAGTTCGACCGTTCGCTTCGCGCTCATCAATCGGCCGATCTTTGCGGCCGCTTCGATCAGCAATTGCTGCTTTGACGCGAACATGGTCATGATGCAGGCCGGCATTGCCTTTGCCGACAAGCAGCGAGCCTATGGTCTGCCCCCGCTGACGAGGCCGGATCCCGATCTGTGGCGTCCCTATTCGGTTGCGATGAACGCCGGAAAACTGAACCGGCCACTGCTCATGCAATTGTCGGACGACGAATATATCCATAGCCTTGAAGGCTTCACGGCCCTGCGCGAATATGGCCAGCCGGTAGAGATGCATGTCTTTCCCGGCGAACATCATATCAAATGGCAGCCCGCCCATCGCCGCGCCGCCTATCTGCGCAATCTCGACTGGTTTGCCTACTGGCTTCAGGGCGCGCGCGATCCTGACCCAGCCAAGCAGGATCAATATGCGCGCTGGGACGCGATGCGGTCGCATGAGGCTACGCCGATATCGGGGGACAGGCCATGA